A window of the Amaranthus tricolor cultivar Red isolate AtriRed21 unplaced genomic scaffold, ASM2621246v1 ptg002336l, whole genome shotgun sequence genome harbors these coding sequences:
- the LOC130804977 gene encoding uncharacterized protein LOC130804977 — protein sequence MGQEVGGSCGGGVTQDMGGGGGLRGADGEANPRPPAAGAARGSEEEVGCCLLLPCGREGKLLVFLWAVKRLVAPSCFAHWWRKGEKRERRRRKRRRVTDVELQVVAAAALRSHEKGVCHHLLDNSFLLHHLPLLKKAFSSYENSSSQGRTQLDDYLGEHKLDPLSDLDVLGWWKDNAKRFPQVASMARDLLSIPITTVASESSFSLGSRILTKWRASLLPESAETLVTTRSWLYGYDVENDNNSLEDGVEIPILRDPNKEPQVIGVEESGIEILEDDDF from the exons ATGGGTCAAGAGGTTGGTGGTTCTTGTGGTGGTGGCGTGACTCAAGATATGGGTGGTGGAGGAGGGCTGCGCGGAGCCGATGGGGAAGCAAACCCGCGACCGCCTGCTGCTGGGGCTGCACGTGGGAGTGAGGAGGAAGTCGGGTGCTGCTTGCTTCTGCCGTGTGGAAGAGAAGGGAAGTTGCTGGTGTTTCTGTGGGCCGTGAAGCGGCTGGTGGCGCCCAGCTGCTTTGCTCACTGGTGGCGCAAGggggagaagagagaaagaaggagaaggaagagaaggagaGTGACG GACGTCGAGCTTCAAGTAGTAGCCGCCGCCGCCCTCCGTTCCCACGAAAAGGGTGTTTGCCATCACCTCTTGGAcaattcttttcttcttcatcatctcccACTCCTCAAGAAG GCGTTTTCATCTTATGAGAATTCTTCTTCTCAAGGTAGAACACAACTAGATGACTACTTAGGTGAGCATAAATTGGATCCTTTGTCGGATTTGGATGTTCTTGGTTGGTGGAAGGATAATGCTAAAAGGTTTCCACAAGTTGCAAGTATGGCAAGAGATTTGTTAAGTATTCCAATTACTACTGTTGCTTCCGAGTCGAGTTTTAGCTTGGGAAGTAGGATACTAACAAAATGGAGAGCTTCCTTACTACCGGAGAGTGCCGAGACTTTGGTCACAACCCGAAGTTGGCTATATGGATATGATGTTGAAAATG ATAACAATTCTCTTGAAGACGGTGTTGAAATTCCGATTTTGCGGGATCCAAACAAAGAACCTCAAGTTATCGGCGTAGAAGAGAGCGGAATTGAAATtcttgaagatgatgatttttag